TTTTTGAGAAGCGAGGCCATACTATAGTATGCCGAGCGAACAAAAAAGCGCCGGAACGCGGCAGATCGGATTTTTTACGATGCCGTCAGATTTTTTTATAAAACATGGCCACCCCCGGCGAGCTATCCCGCCGTTTTTCATACCGGGGCGGCGCGGTTTTCTCAAACCCCAGGGAGCGGTAAAGCCGCTGGAGCTTGGGATTGTTGGTCAGGGATATAAACCGCTTATACCCTTCGAGGCGCGCGGTGTCCATAAAAGATTTGACGGTGAACACCCCCACGCGCTGGTTGCGGAAGCGGGTGGAGATGGCCAGGGCGCCCAGCTCCGCCGTCTCCGGGTCCGTTGGTATTTTCTCCACGCATCCCACGATGATGCCGTCGATCCGGGTGACGTAGAAATTTTTGAGATTCCGGACAATATATTCCTGGGTCCGGGGCTTTAAAAACCCCTCTTTTTTGTAGATGTCGAGTATGCCGGACACCATCCGGGCCTGGTCTTCGGAATGGGCGCCGGAGAATGTTTCGTGAAAATCGTCGGCGATGATGGTCCCGGAACCCTCGATGGTGAAAAGCTCATGCCTGACGGCGTTTTTCCCGGCCCGGAGCACATGGGCCCGTCGGCACATCCCGGCCTCGATTTTCTCGCATATTTTTTTCAGCGCGTCTTTGAAATTGACATTGGAGATGTCCGGCTCCCACTCCCCGGAACCCTTTCGCATGCTTTGGGCCGAGATGGCGTTGATTTTCCGGCCCCGGCCATCGGTCAGGTATTTTCGCTCCAGGAATATGATTTTGGATATTTTTTCCCTGTGATCCAGGGCGAAACGGTAAAAGTCCCGTCCAGGGGGGGCCTTGGCGATCTCGACCCCGGGCAGAAGCGTCTCCAGGCGCTTAAAAAGCCCCTGGTTTGAAAAGCGGTTTGACACATTGTGCAGCAACGTTGTATGAATGTTTTGCCGGACGAGAAATTTCACGTCGGCGACGATCTCATCAAAGCAATCGCGCAAAATGCCTTCGCGGCAGGCGATCAGAACCGTTTCCCCTGAAAGGACGCGGGAATACTCTTCCACATAGAGCTTGGGCATGCGGCGGGCCAAATCCTTTGTTTGCCTGTTTCGGGTTCACATGTTAAAAACCCGGCCATCATATGCCCTTTGGACGCAAAAGTAAATGGTTATGATGGGCGGGCGAATCTCCCTACCCCGAAAACCGGACAGGATCTGAAATGAGCCAGAAATCAAAAAAAGACGCGCCGGAAAAAAAGCTGAAATCCGGCTTTGTGGTGATCGCCGGCGCCCCGAACGCCGGGAAATCCACCTTTTTAAACCGGGTTTTGGGGCAAAAAATCTCCATCACCTCCCGAAAGCCCCAGACCACCCGGGACCGGATCCTGGGCGTGGCCCGGCGGCCCGGCTCCCAGGTTGTGTTCATCGACACCCCGGGCGTTCACCGCGCCACGCGGGCGTTGAACGTGAAAATAGTGGCCGAGGCCGTCTCGGCCATGTCGGACGTGGACATGGCCCTGATGCTGGCGGATGTCTCGGCGCCCGACCCGGAGTCCGAGGGCCTTTTGACAAAGAATTTAAAGGCCGGCGGAAAGCCGGTGGTTCTGGCGCTCAACAAAATGGACCGGCTTAAAAAACCGGAGCTGGCCTCCCGGGTGGAGACATGGCGCCGGGGGGATTTTTTCAAGGCGGTTCTTCCCATCTCGGCCCGGCACGGCGACGGGGTGGAGGAGCTGCTCCAAATCATTGAAGACATGCTGCCCGAAGGCCCGGCTTATTTTCCGGAGGAGACCCTCACCGACAAAAGCGAGCGGTTCATGGCGGCCGAAATCATCCGGGAAAAGGTGTTTCGGCTCACGGGAAAGGAGATTCCCTATTCCACGGCCGTCACGGTGGAGTCGTTTAAAAGGGAGAAAAAACTGACGCGCATCGAGGCCTGCGTCCATGTGGAGCATGACTCCCAGAAGGGCATTATTATCGGCAAAAAGGGCGCCAAACTCAAGCAGATCGGCTCAGACGCCCGAAAGGACCTGGAGCGCATGGCGGGGCAAAAGGTTTTTTTAAAGCTCTTTGTCCGGGTGGAGAAAAACTGGAGCCGGGACCCGAAGGCCATGAGGAGGCTGGGATATTGATTCAACCATTCGCCTATGATTTGAGTGAGGAGGATATCAAACGCCGGCGGCGCAAGGCCCGGGAGCTGAGAAACACCCAGTGGTGGAAACGGCGCCTGGCCAAAGGGGTCTGCGAGTTCTGCGGCCGGAGCGTGGGCGCGGCCCATCTGACCATGGACCACATTGTGCCCATCTCCAGG
The DNA window shown above is from Candidatus Desulfarcum epimagneticum and carries:
- a CDS encoding conserved hypothetical protein (Evidence 4 : Unknown function but conserved in other organisms), with translation MPKLYVEEYSRVLSGETVLIACREGILRDCFDEIVADVKFLVRQNIHTTLLHNVSNRFSNQGLFKRLETLLPGVEIAKAPPGRDFYRFALDHREKISKIIFLERKYLTDGRGRKINAISAQSMRKGSGEWEPDISNVNFKDALKKICEKIEAGMCRRAHVLRAGKNAVRHELFTIEGSGTIIADDFHETFSGAHSEDQARMVSGILDIYKKEGFLKPRTQEYIVRNLKNFYVTRIDGIIVGCVEKIPTDPETAELGALAISTRFRNQRVGVFTVKSFMDTARLEGYKRFISLTNNPKLQRLYRSLGFEKTAPPRYEKRRDSSPGVAMFYKKI
- the era gene encoding GTPase Era, translating into MSQKSKKDAPEKKLKSGFVVIAGAPNAGKSTFLNRVLGQKISITSRKPQTTRDRILGVARRPGSQVVFIDTPGVHRATRALNVKIVAEAVSAMSDVDMALMLADVSAPDPESEGLLTKNLKAGGKPVVLALNKMDRLKKPELASRVETWRRGDFFKAVLPISARHGDGVEELLQIIEDMLPEGPAYFPEETLTDKSERFMAAEIIREKVFRLTGKEIPYSTAVTVESFKREKKLTRIEACVHVEHDSQKGIIIGKKGAKLKQIGSDARKDLERMAGQKVFLKLFVRVEKNWSRDPKAMRRLGY
- a CDS encoding HNH endonuclease, with amino-acid sequence MIQPFAYDLSEEDIKRRRRKARELRNTQWWKRRLAKGVCEFCGRSVGAAHLTMDHIVPISRGGRSVKGNVAPVCKECNNRKKHLLPMEWEDYLKNARGEKDP